From the Bos taurus isolate L1 Dominette 01449 registration number 42190680 breed Hereford chromosome 22, ARS-UCD2.0, whole genome shotgun sequence genome, one window contains:
- the LOC132343467 gene encoding ATP synthase subunit epsilon, mitochondrial, which translates to MVAYWRQAGLSYIRYSQICAKAVRDALKTEFKANAMKTSGSTIKIVKVKKE; encoded by the coding sequence ATGGTGGCGTACTGGCGACAGGCTGGACTCAGCTACATCCGATACTCCCAGATCTGTGCAAAAGCAGTCAGAGATGCACTGAAGACTGAATTCAAAGCAAACGCCATGAAGACTTCTGGCAGcaccataaaaattgtgaaagtgaaaaaggaataa